A genomic segment from Microbulbifer elongatus encodes:
- a CDS encoding SphA family protein has translation MKKLFHLLGVSAVGILSLSLPLRADEGGVSFWLPGQYASFSAIAPTSEWSLPMQTYYYSGSAESTRALTRGNLLSFGLDTDFAAQFLVPTYSPDKQILGARPSLSLALFPGYADTSAVVATELFRQRQSDSVSGFGDLYPTLQLFWNHGTHNWMTYITGDIPVGSYNPNRLSNLGIGHGAVDIGGGYTYMNTKSGWEFSATAGFTYNLENSDTHYQSGIDSHLDLGLSRSLTEQFFVGLVGYAYMQLTPDSGQPPALGDFKSRTFAVGPQIGYTFQAGSRSIFLNLRGYGEFSTKHRPEGGDIFMTINIPLTKGK, from the coding sequence ATGAAAAAATTATTTCATTTGTTGGGGGTATCCGCTGTGGGAATTCTCAGCCTATCGCTGCCGCTGCGCGCTGACGAAGGTGGCGTCAGCTTCTGGCTACCGGGGCAATACGCGAGTTTTTCCGCTATTGCACCGACCTCGGAGTGGTCGCTGCCCATGCAGACCTATTACTACTCCGGCAGTGCCGAGTCGACACGGGCACTCACTCGCGGAAACCTGCTTTCCTTTGGCCTGGACACCGATTTCGCCGCCCAGTTCTTGGTGCCTACCTATTCTCCGGATAAGCAGATTCTGGGCGCGCGCCCCAGCCTTTCCCTCGCGCTATTCCCAGGCTACGCCGACACCTCGGCAGTTGTCGCCACGGAGCTATTCCGGCAAAGACAGAGTGACTCGGTAAGCGGCTTTGGAGACCTTTATCCTACATTGCAGCTCTTCTGGAACCACGGCACACACAACTGGATGACGTACATTACGGGGGATATTCCAGTTGGGTCCTACAATCCCAACCGCCTTTCCAACCTGGGTATTGGCCACGGTGCTGTGGATATCGGAGGTGGCTATACCTATATGAATACGAAAAGCGGGTGGGAGTTTTCCGCCACCGCGGGGTTTACTTACAACCTTGAAAATTCTGACACGCATTACCAAAGTGGTATCGACTCCCATCTCGACCTTGGCCTGTCTCGCTCACTCACCGAGCAGTTTTTTGTCGGCCTTGTCGGCTACGCCTATATGCAGCTCACACCTGACAGTGGGCAGCCTCCTGCGCTGGGGGATTTCAAAAGCCGGACCTTTGCCGTAGGCCCGCAGATCGGATACACCTTCCAGGCCGGCAGTCGTTCCATATTTCTAAATTTGCGGGGGTATGGCGAATTCTCTACCAAGCATCGCCCTGAAGGGGGTGACATTTTCATGACAATAAACATTCCGTTAACCAAGGGAAAGTAA